Proteins encoded together in one Impatiens glandulifera chromosome 1, dImpGla2.1, whole genome shotgun sequence window:
- the LOC124922082 gene encoding protein TRACHEARY ELEMENT DIFFERENTIATION-RELATED 7A-like: MAFVQNYGFPFYSPPPPLPSHSPFLTPPPYHPSIQPPPPQSHPTLPPPPNHPLLPPPSRVPPPPSHPLLPPQSPPSRVPPSPPHHLRPPPPPHHFIPPPPSFPPPSPGHHTIIIVVFVSLGGLFLLGCISFALCCFLKKRKKKQIHETDIVRVDEHFKIQEVVVPGPHGTQNVILNIDEDIHVEEEINKNELILNKGSHHDHAITSESPQSKKAVEIAKAAASDTIQHYHDHQKS, translated from the coding sequence ATGGCTTTTGTCCAAAATTATGGCTTCCCATTCTattctccaccaccaccactcCCTTCACATTCTCCCTTCCTTACTCCACCACCCTACCACCCTAGCATTCAGCCACCACCACCACAAAGTCATCCTACTTTGCCGCCACCACCAAACCATCCCCTTCTTCCACCACCAAGTCGTGTTCCACCGCCACCAAGCCATCCCCTTCTTCCACCACAATCCCCACCAAGTCGCGTTCCTCCATCACCACCACATCATCTCCGTCCACCTCCTCCGCCGCACCACTTCATTCCACCACCGCCTTCATTTCCACCACCTTCTCCAGGACATCATACCATCATCATAGTGGTCTTCGTCTCCTTAGGTGGTCTTTTCCTACTCGGGTGTATCTCCTTTGCACTCTGTTGCTTTctcaagaagaggaagaagaaacaAATTCACGAGACCGACATTGTGAGAGTTGACGAACACTTCAAGATTCAAGAAGTTGTAGTACCAGGTCCACATGGTACACAGAACGTAATACTAAATATTGATGAAGACATACATGTTGAAGAAGAGATCAACAAGAATGAGCTGATACTTAACAAAGGGTCTCATCATGATCATGCTATTACTTCCGAATCCCCTCAATCGAAGAAGGCGGTTGAAATAGCCAAAGCAGCAGCTTCTGATACAATCCAGCATTATCATGATCACCAAAAGAGTTGA